In the genome of bacterium, one region contains:
- the efp gene encoding elongation factor P has translation MKAKDIRKGTVIMYNKAPHRVLDFQHRTPGNLRAFVQATLRNVLSGIQCDTRFSSTEDLETADVFNLKGTYLYTDDLGSHFMNSETYEQVTLSAELVGEGRYYLQDGMSVDIMTFDDRPIGVSFPKTVILTVVDTQPELKGATASNSPKPATTDTGLTLNVPAFVKIGEKIIVDTTTGEYLSRAE, from the coding sequence ATGAAAGCAAAAGATATTCGCAAAGGCACAGTAATCATGTACAATAAGGCACCTCATCGTGTGCTCGATTTTCAACATCGTACTCCTGGAAATTTGCGTGCTTTCGTTCAGGCAACGCTGCGCAACGTACTTAGCGGCATTCAATGCGACACGCGCTTTAGCTCAACTGAAGATCTTGAGACGGCAGATGTTTTTAATTTAAAGGGTACATATCTTTATACTGATGACCTGGGCTCGCATTTCATGAACTCTGAGACTTACGAGCAAGTTACACTTTCTGCAGAATTAGTTGGCGAAGGCAGGTATTATCTTCAAGATGGCATGAGTGTCGATATTATGACTTTCGATGACCGTCCGATTGGAGTGAGTTTCCCTAAAACTGTGATCCTTACTGTAGTTGATACTCAACCAGAACTAAAAGGTGCTACAGCGAGCAATTCGCCAAAACCAGCAACTACAGACACTGGTTTGACCCTAAACGTGCCGGCTTTCGTTAAAATCGGTGAGAAAATTATTGTAGATACGACAACTGGCGAATACTTGAGTCGCGCTGAATAG